Within Paenibacillus sp. RUD330, the genomic segment TTTTCGCTGTCGGACTGCCACTTGTTTACCCGCTTCGTCAGCCACTCCCGAATCTTGGCCGGGTCGCCGGTGTTGTACGCATCGTCATGCTCGTCCCGGATCTGCTTGCGCAGCGTCTCGGCGTACTCGCTCTCCTCCTGAAGGATCGGGTTGGCTTTGACCCACACGCTCTCGTCATGCGGGTCGTCTTTTGCGTCCAGCTCGCGGATCATGGCAAAATAAGTCTCGTCCATCGCAATTTCCCCGCGCATCATCTTGCGCCGGGCATCATATTCCCGTTTACAAGGGCTGTTTTCGGCGTCCTTGCCCGCCGTCGAGATGATGAGCATGAGCGATTGGAGCCGCTTGCCGAAGCCAGAGAAGAGGACGTCGACGATTTCGGAGGACGGATGGGCATGGTATTCGTCGATGATGACGATGCAAGGCGCGCCGGAGTCCTTGTTTTTCGTGTCCTTGGACAGCGGCCGGAGCCATCCGCCGCGCGTGGCGTGCTCAATGTACGTCCGCTTAATTCGCAAGCGCTTGAGAATATCGGGGCTTGCCTCGCCCATCTTCTGGGCATCAAGCCACACCCGCTTCGCCTGCCCCTTGTCCACGGCCGCGCATTCGACTTCCGGGCTTTCCTCGTAGCGCTTCTTCTTGGCAGGCGCGTCGGGCGGATAGACACAGTCCGCGCACATGCCGTACAAGGCGAGCCCGCTCATCTCCGTTGACTTGACGTTTCCCCGTGCGCGCAGATGCAGCGCCTTCTTGAAGCGACGCTTGCCACTCTCCATGTGTACCCAGCCGAAAACACAGCCGAGGTCGAACATTTGGAAGGGAAGCAGCTCGATGAGCTGGCCGGAGTAGGGGCCGCGCACATGCCGGCAGCAGCGTTCGAACCAGTCAAAGATGCGATCGGCACGCGACTCATCGAAGACGTACGGAAAGCCGGGAGTCGCCTGGCGCTGCAAGTCGTTCAGATGGCGCGCGCACGCAAGCCGCTCCATTTCGCAGCTGGGCCGGATGCCCATGACGATCTCAGCCGCATAGCGGTTCGTCGGGTGGACGTCCT encodes:
- a CDS encoding terminase TerL endonuclease subunit, whose protein sequence is MPSSLTDVDWEDVHPTNRYAAEIVMGIRPSCEMERLACARHLNDLQRQATPGFPYVFDESRADRIFDWFERCCRHVRGPYSGQLIELLPFQMFDLGCVFGWVHMESGKRRFKKALHLRARGNVKSTEMSGLALYGMCADCVYPPDAPAKKKRYEESPEVECAAVDKGQAKRVWLDAQKMGEASPDILKRLRIKRTYIEHATRGGWLRPLSKDTKNKDSGAPCIVIIDEYHAHPSSEIVDVLFSGFGKRLQSLMLIISTAGKDAENSPCKREYDARRKMMRGEIAMDETYFAMIRELDAKDDPHDESVWVKANPILQEESEYAETLRKQIRDEHDDAYNTGDPAKIREWLTKRVNKWQSDSENKYMSGIMDKWKALAVSREAFFALVRGLKTTAGLDLSKTTDLTADGYVFRLEDGRFAVTAHGYMPEETASRHEQTDRVPYRSWAADGWCTLTEGAVTDYRYVREHMQLVQDLQDWRVSEVCYDDYNATHFVQELEQDGYGMVKIPQTARYLSSPTKFFRELVLQGRIVHDGSPLLTWCLSNAVEIVDTNGNIKLSKKHKDDSQRIDLIAAIINALHRAMLVEQEMDMNKHVESGFTF